The Rosa rugosa chromosome 3, drRosRugo1.1, whole genome shotgun sequence sequence GCTGCTAAAAATAATTCACGTATTCATTTTATTCATGTACATTGTGTACAGCTAGATTAcaacaataaatttttattgaaaaaaaaaaaaaagattacaacAATAAATTGATGGTATAACATTATTTGACGTTCATTATTGTTATAGTACGTGTATAACAATAAATTACTATACTAGTATATGCTGTGGCACGAGTTTATTACCATTTGCCAATCGacttatttatgattcatgaCCATGCCGGTTTGCACTGGAAACCTGAAGTTAGGGTACGCATATGGAGGAGGCCTGCAAAGTTAATTTCTTTGGTTAATGGTTGAAGCAGCATGACCACTAGCAGGAGGCTTATGCATGACCAGGCTTGTTGGTGGGCGGATTAGGTCCACCGGAAGGGGGAATACCCCTCTGCTTCGACTCCATTAAAACAAAAAGTTTGTTCTTCGTCAAGTTTTCTACAGTGGTGTGGCCTGCAAAGTTTCTTTGGTTAATGGTTGCAGCATGACCACTAGTAGGAGTCGCAGGACCAGGCACGTTGGTGTTACCATTAGGTCCCTGGGAAGGGCGTCCACCTTTCTGCTTCGACTCCATTAAAACGAAAAGTTTGTTCTTCGTCAAGTTTTCTGTAGCAGTGTGGCCTGCAAAGTTTCTTTGGTTAATGGTTGCAGCATGACCACTAGTAGGAGTCGCAGGACCAGGCACGTTGGTGTTACCATTAGGTCCCTGGGAAGGGCGTCCACCTTTCTGCTTCGACTCCATTAAAACGAAAAGTTTGTTCTTCGTCAAGTTTTCTGTAGCAGTGTGGCCTGCAAAGTTTCTTTGGTTAATGGTTGCAGCATGACCACTAGTAGGAGTCGCAGGACCAGGCACGTTGGTGTGACCATTAGGTCCACCGGGAGGAAGAACAGCCTTCTTCGTCAAGTTTTCGTCCTCGTCATGCAACACCCTGCCAGCCTCAGacaattgcatgcttatgaaAAATAGCAGTAGAACTGCTGTAACATTAAGAACACCCATGATGATGAAATTGTACTATAAAACTTAGAAGAGCTAGCTAGCAAAGGTTAAGATCTAAAACGACAATTGAAGGATATGTGGAGATGAGGTGAGTTAAATTACTTACACATATGGGTATTTATACTCACCAACATATATGCATCAATGCATGGCTTATTGGCTTTCAACCTTGTTTCATACGTTAAACGTGGTCTAAGTAGCATTCAAATATTGAAGAAAGTATTAAGCTTAAGGGGTCGTGCAAACGTACGTTTAGGGTATACAAGAGAAGGAAAAACTACTATAAGACACTTCCAGGAAAGTGTTAATAACAATTCTTCCCTAAATTAAGTTGGGGAgcttgttctttttttcttttctttttttccataCAATGGAATGCATTTTGGGCACAAAGAAATCAAAGGCTATATACTGCGTACCATTTTATGTTAATGTATAAGAAATTTGGAAAACCTCATAGCATGCCTCTTTGGAACTAATATACCTCATAGCATGCCTCTTTGGAACTAATGAatatcaaaatatcaaaaaCTAGATGTATTTGATGTCAATTTGACCCAAATATAGTTTGACCAATAGATGTCTAGAAGAGCAACCTTCACCTTTTGTGTTATACTAATTTGGTCTTTTAGACTCGTTATTGGTCTTTTGATTAAGCAAATAGTTCGGGTCATTATAGCTGCCTGACTGCCTTCCAGTATAAATTGACAAAtaaattgaattgaatttgCTTGCGTCAAAGTAGTATGATCTTGTCGTATAAAGGGTTAGTATGCACCGGCCAACTTCAAACATTCAACATTCAGACCCTCCCACACGCTTTCCGATCAAATTAAGCTTCAAAAGCTCAGTCAAAAATTGTACAGCAAGCAAATAATCGTGTCAAGTAAATAAATTTCATGAACAGGTAAGTCAAAAATATATATGCCCGTCCCTCCGGTAAAAACAAGTCAACCTTTTACATTAGCAAGCTAGTAATTAAGAGTGCAGATATTCTAGCCTACAATATTGATATACTTCTCTCTGCTTCAGCGAAttggaaattttttttcttcttctttatcgaAAAGGTGAATAATGCAAAAAGTTATATATAATTTCCCATCCGCCCATCGTTTTGGAGCACAGGTTGAATATTACTTAAGCAATTTCACATATTTAAcatattaaaacaaaaaaaatgcagATTGTAGAACTAAATAACATAAAGAAGAGATCTCATAATTGTTATCTTGCATGACGCTTCATCATGCAAGAGTACTAGATGGGATCGATCTCCCCTGGATTCATGGTCCAGATTCAACAAATTTGTACTTCTTCAATGTCATGTATCTGCACATGATGTATAATTAAGCTTTTACCTTTGTTTTAGACATATATGGTCACTTAAATACATGTGTTATAGGTTTAATATTTAAGTGAGTCATACATGTGTTTGTTATGCAGTATATGGTACCGCATCATATAATAAATTTCTagtaatatataaataaaaaatgattaaattcagtttatcccccccccccccacacgaggtgggtaacttcatgttagtcTCTGTGGTCTCAATTTAATTAGAAACATGTCTGAGATCACTTATGTGAAAGGGGAGATGGAAAAGCATTGTTGCTCTTCTATCTTcaatattaattaaaaaataaaaaatcagaaacatcCCTGAGCTTTCTAATTTCAGTCAGTTGTGTCTAaattctcatattttacttgGACGTTAAGTCTTACGATGGGGcccactttaagggctaaaagAGTCATATGGGCTCATATTCCTCGGCCCAGCCCGACTTGTTAGAATAATGAGCTCGGGTTTTGCCGGGCCGCTTTTAAACTTGTCAGGCTTGTGCCGTACTCAGGCCTAGCGGctcgtttgccacctctacttaTGGATAACAGGGAAATCGGAAATCCATAAGTTTGGTAGGAGAAAGGAGATTAATTTCCTAAAATTATGTTATTTAGGCATTTTCCCTATATTTAATAGTGAGCAATTCAAATAAGAAAATTGGAAATTGGAAAGGCGTATAGCAATTCAAATATTGTTATAAATACAATCTACAGTGTGTTTGAatgagaaaattgaaaatgcTCCACCATAAATAAATACTAGTGATAATTTATGGTCAAAATGTGTTTTAAATAGCACAAAGAAaagatcaaaataaaaaaagaccGGTCCGAAACCTAAAAAATCTTTAAACGAAGACGTCTGGTGCTTCCACGACGTCGTGTACCAAAACACATCGCCCTTTTGAAAGCTTTGCTCTCTGTTTGTGGTTTGCCGCCGTTCTCTGCCGTTTCGTGCCGCCATAGCCGAAGAGCCCATCTCTCTCTGGTCAGTACTTGTTAAATTATCGGCAATCTTCTCTGTTTATGCCTGAAACTGAAATTTCGATTCGTAGTTGTTTGGGTTTTTATTCACGTCATTACTATCACGGAATTGTCTGAATTTTGAACCCGAATCCTAAAATGATGTACTTGTTATATCTAACGGACAATGTCTCAAGTGTACGATTTGATGACACCCTTGCTCTTTGAAGTTTGTAGTGAAAAAATATAGGGTTATTTAGCCTTAATCGGTTGACCGAGTGGATCCACGTCTTTACTATCACGGAATTGTTTGAATTTTGAACCCGAAGCCTAAAATGATGTACTTGTTATATCTAACGGACAAtgtctcaagtgtacgatccgatgacACCTTTgctctttgaagcttgtagtgaaaaaatatagggttattaagcGTTAATTGGTTGACCGAGTGGATTGACGTCATTACTATTATGGAATTCTCTGAATTTTGAACCCGAAGCCTAAAATGATGTGCTTGTCATATCTAACGGACAAtgtctcaagtgtacgatccgatgacacccttgctctttgaagcttgtagtgaaaatATATGGGGATATTAAGCCTTAATTGGTTGACCGAGTGGATCAACGTCATTACAAGGTGGAAAACGAATTTGAAGAAACTGACCGTCCGATGGGAAGATTGAAATGTTTTATGGTTATTGTTAATGATTCAGCCAATTTCGTATTATTTTCGACTTCAATCCGCTTGGACAACTATAATtacttttataaatatatatttatatatcatatttCTCAAAGAGTAACCCCTTcgagaaaaatgaaaatgaggCAACCGACTGTTGGATAAGAGTATTGGAATAATTTATGTATGttataaaaaatttagctaatttcgTCATAATTTAGACTTCGATCCACTTAATCAACCGAAGTAACATATATAACCTCTTGATTGACGATGACATAACGACCATGAAACATGCTAATTTTTTCACACGATGTCTATAAATATGTCATGGATACATGTGAatgattaaaaacaaaaaaaaatttctatttcGATTTTGCGGACCGTAAGAAATATCAGTATGCCTACTAATCTTGTATAACTAGTAGGTCGCATTTAAAGTGATGAGTACCTTTAAAAAGTGACAACAtggtggaaaatgaatttgaagAAACTGACCGTTTAATGGGAATATTGAATTCAGCCAATTTCgcattcattttgattttgatttgcttGGTCAACTGTATTTACCGTTATAAACATAAATTTATATATCAAATTTCTCAAAGAACAACCTGATCGAGGAAAATAAAAATGGGGGAACTGACCATTGGATGATAGTATTGGAATATTATATGTATGTTgttaaaaatttagccaatttcatcaTAGTTTCGACTTCGATCCACTTAGTCAACCGAAATAACATATATAACCTCTTGGTTGAATGATGACATAACGACTACAGATACAAGGCTTGGGACACTATAATAAAGTACACTACATGCACGATGAGTTTGTGGAAatttttggaggttttttggCACACCAGAGATATTTTCGACAATTTTCAAAAATCTGAAGCTAGTTAAATTAGTTTAACAAAAAGGAAATTTTAGATGGTGCGATCTGGACCTTTGATCTCAGCACCATCCTTTAATTATCATTTGGGGCCTATAAATAGCCCAAGTCAGATCAGAGTCATCGGACGATCCGCCTTCCGGTGCCGTTAGATTTGTCTCTTCGCCGCGTTATGCCTCTAGTCTCGATGTGTCCAATCTTTGGGTGAGGGAGTCGCCGACGGTTTCTCCAAGTTTTCCGGCGAGTAGGGTCACTTTTCGCGCAGTGCATGAGGTATGAAATTTAGCTTTCTCAACGAACTCTACGTCTTGAGTTGGGTTTTTAATTATACTGCTCATGGTAGCTATTCTAAGTTGTGTTGGTTCGTTTCCAACTTTGGGTGTTGCCAGAAACAGGTGATGGTGAGATTTGATGCATGTTTGCCGGTGATGGATGGTAGAAGAGTTGCCGCTTCATTTGGCTGTGGTTGCGAGTTGCGACGGGACCCTCTTCGAAGCAAGTGCATGTGGTCATAGCTGAAAGTGAGGTGGTCGGAGGTTTGGCCCTGGGTTTGCGGTATATTAAACTAGAATGAGATGGATCGAGGTCGAGGACGAGGACTCTTTTTAAGTTCCCAGCTGCATCGCATTCACGGGTTTGATTTATAGTGAAAGATCACATTTTGATTTGGAATTCTAATATTTGGGCCATGAACCGGAATGAAAGTTCTTGTTCTCGTTCTCGATCTAATTAAATTGGGGACCCTGGGTTTTTTTTAGTTATGAATTTGGGGAGTGAATGAATTATCTGTGTCTGTGGATGATACAGTCCCATTGTGTTGGTGTTGCTGATGGTACGTGGCTTAGTGTTGAAAGATAACAGGTCACCCGGTCAACATTTTCAACCGTTGATTTCAGACTTGATATCCAACGGTCCATAATAAGCTGACGTGCCCAAGCATGGCAAGCTCCGAGCATGGAACAATTTTCGGTCCGAAACCTAAAAAATCTTAAAACCAAAACACATCGCCCTCCCTTTTGAAAGCTTTGCTCTCTGTTTGTTTGTGGTTTGCCGCCGAAGagcccatctctctctctctctggtctGGTCAGTACTTGTTAAATTATCGGCAATCTTCTCTGTTTATGCCTGAAACTGAAATTTCGATTCGTAGTTGTTTGGGTTTTTATTCACGTGTATCCCAGCTGCTCAATTTTTCTTCGGCTCATTGATTTTGATACTTGGTCACTCACTTTGTCTTAAATTTCCACATGGACTGTTAATATACATAGCTTGTCTACATTCTTCATGGGTAAGCTTACCCATGAAGGACAGGACAGTCCCCATACAAAATTGGTTCCAACTAATATGCTTAGAACCTTTGAAATTCAGGAATTGATTATTAGGTTAGTGACACAGTTCAAAGACTTAATCTTTTAAGAATTTAGTACTAGTGTTGGAGTTGTTATAGTTCACCAAGATATCATTTTTGTAGTTGATCATTCTTACTTGCAATAAACATTACACCTGTATAGCTGTATGTCATATTGTCACCTCAGTTTCGTTTTGATTTGGTTCTGCAGAAATTGAAGCATTGTTGTGTGAAAGATGAGTTTGATATCGCAGAATATCCCCTCGGCTTTTAAATCCAACAAGAGCAAAAGGGAGGTTCCCGATGAGCCTGCGTTTATGCAAGCAAATGATGAGAATGGAGATGGGAAAGAAATGAGTTTGGATGTTATGAGGGTGAACAAGAGAAAGAAACAGCGCAATGAAGTTGATGAGAAAGACGCGGTGGAGCAAGAGAAGGAAATGAAGAAGCTGGAGAGCTTTTTGTTTGGAAGCATTCATGCGCCAGTGGAGTTTGGGaaggaggatgaggatgaagCGGGAGATGCAGTGGATAACGGCTCTTCTTTGTTCTTTGTGGATCGTTCTGCAAATAATGTGCTTTCtgttgatgaagatgatggagAAGTAGTATTGGAAGAGGAAACTAAGCAAAGGAAAGCTGTCTGGGAGGATGATGAAGAGGCAAAGGCCAATGTGAATATTGCCAAAGTTAACAGATTAAGGAAGCTGAGGAAGGAAGAGGATGAGAGTTTGATTTCTGGTTCTGAGTATGTTTCAAGATTGAGGGCTCAACATGTTAAGCTGAACCCAGGAACGGAGTGGGCTCAACTTGATTCAGAGCCAAGGAACAATAGATATTCTGACGATGAATCATCAGATGATGAAGATAGGGCAGTAGTGGCCCGTGGCTACAAGGATGTTGGAGCTGTTGATGATCTCCTTCGAACAAATGAGGATCTTGTTGTGAAGAGCAGTTCAAAACTGTTGCCTGGGCTTCTTGAATATTCAGTACTGACAGATGCTAACGCAGAGGAACCTTCTAATGGTCCTATAAATTCAGTGCAGTTTCATAGAAATGCTCAGTTGCTTCTGACTGCTGGATTGGATCGAAGGCTTAGGTTTTTCCAGATTGATGGAAAACGGAA is a genomic window containing:
- the LOC133738378 gene encoding U3 small nucleolar RNA-associated protein 18 homolog, translated to MSLISQNIPSAFKSNKSKREVPDEPAFMQANDENGDGKEMSLDVMRVNKRKKQRNEVDEKDAVEQEKEMKKLESFLFGSIHAPVEFGKEDEDEAGDAVDNGSSLFFVDRSANNVLSVDEDDGEVVLEEETKQRKAVWEDDEEAKANVNIAKVNRLRKLRKEEDESLISGSEYVSRLRAQHVKLNPGTEWAQLDSEPRNNRYSDDESSDDEDRAVVARGYKDVGAVDDLLRTNEDLVVKSSSKLLPGLLEYSVLTDANAEEPSNGPINSVQFHRNAQLLLTAGLDRRLRFFQIDGKRNAKIESIFIDDCPIRKAAFLPDGSQVIIAGRRKFFYSFDLVKAKVDRIGPLVGREEKSLEVFEVSPDSSTIAFVGNEGYILLVSSKTKELIGTLKMNGTARSLAFSEDGKQLLSSGGDGQIYHWDLRTGACFHKAVDEGCINGTALCTSPNGKLFAAGSDSGIVNIYNREEFLGGKRKPIKTVENLTTKVDFLKFNTDSQILAICSSMKKNSLKLVHVPSLTVFSNWPPQKKTLHYPRCLDFSPGGGFMAMGNAAGKVLLYKLHHYHDA